In Setaria viridis chromosome 5, Setaria_viridis_v4.0, whole genome shotgun sequence, the genomic stretch TGTCTGAGTGAGGTTGCTCCAGAGAGGCGCTTTCTATGTTGTAAAAGTTGGAATGTACCTTGAATTTGCTTCCAAATATTTTGCAGGCTCTACTGGCAATATTTGACAGCCCTTTAACAAAAGCTGGAAGGTTACAGGCTGTTTATGTGAGGACTGAAAAGGGAATATTGTTTGAAATCAAACCTCATGTCCGCATGCTACGGACATTTAAACGCTTATGAGGTTTAATGTGTAAGATACTTATAAACTTGTATACCTTGTCTGCCTTTTGTGTTTGTATTATTCGACAGTTCTGATGTGCAGGTAACTATTTAATATTGCAGCACAATTGTTGCAAAAGCTGAGCATTACAGCAGTTGGGAAGCGCGAGAAGCTTCTTAATGTTGTTAAAAATCCTGTTACCCGCTATCTTCCTGTTGGTGCATGGAAAATTGGTGAGAGTTTATATTGTTAAGTAAAACATGTTTCCATATAAGGTATATATGCTAATTGTTTTTTTACTAAGGCCTTTCATTTAGCGCTGACAAGTCAGTCAACTTATTTGACTATGTTGCCAAATCCAGTGATGATGAACCCCTTGTTTGTGGTGAGTAAAAGCTGTGATATTGATATTAAGCTGAACTGTTTTAATCCCCCAATCTTTGTGCCTGATCCCATGCTGTCTGCACATTGTTCCAGGTTGGTGCCATGGCCCATGGAAAGATCGACAAGGAATACACTGATGATTACATCCAAAGTAAGTAGTGATATCTTGAAACAATAAAACTAGCGATGCTGAGAAGTAAGATCAACTCAGTGGTCAGGGTGACATTCTATATGTGTTAATTAGTTCTGCGCTTGCGCATGCACGTGTGCAGGATTATGTCATAGGTGTCCACACAGCCTTGTAATTTTACTATCCAGATGATTTGTCAAAAACTTTCTAATTccaggattttttttcttagaaaGTTTCAACTCAGCAGCAACTAGCCTTAACTTGGTAGCAACTTGGAAGTACGACCAGTTTGTTTTATAAATTCATATAATGATATTATCCCACTTCTGGCTAGTTTGAGCATGAGCCATTTTTGCTGGTTCTATCATCTTTTCTGTAGAACAAAAACCGGCAAATAAATGCACACAACTACATGCTTCAATTCTTACATAGCTTGGACAAACTGCTATTTTCTAGCCTCTTGTCTCAAGATGCAttctctgattttttttcttttttggtgttATAGGCTTGTAGCTGTAAAGGCAGTAATGTAATGCTTGCATTTTCTGTCTCTGTTTTCCTTTCAACCAAATTGACAACTTTCCTTGTTGATGCGGTTTGCAACTACCCTCTCAGTGCTGCCTGCTGTTTGAATCGGATATGCAGCGCCCTGGAGCAGAAGTGGAACATCGGATGGATGGAAATTTTGAGACAGAACATCTTTGTACTGGCTAGTAGCATTGTGTTTTTCTCCATCCTACATGTATTGCCTTTTTTATCCGTACCTCAATCTCGAGCTGTAAACATATGAGCATTGGGTCACAAGAATTGCACATCAATTTTCCTAAATCAAGTTTTATCAGAATTTTAGGAAAATGCATTttagtttgtttgtttgatAGATTCAAGGTTAGAGATAACTTCGTTTGAATAGCATAAACGAGCATGAATTTTACCAGGTGGTCTTCCTCTGATCTGAATATAATTAAGAAAGCACTAGCAATGAATCCTGCCATCAATCAAGCCTCTAATCACACACAGAACCAAATCGGTCTTCCTATATCTTTGTCACAAATGCATGTACATTTTTTATGCAACTTTCCTACAATTGTTTCACATTACAGGCACCAAGCCAACTTCATCTTCCTGACTTGTGAAGTTGAGTGGCTGTATCGTAGAATTGCTTTTGTGCACAGAAACTACTATGAATCATTGCATGTCAATCGCAATGATTTCGTATCTTCCAAATCCTATGTGACAAGCCTGAAGCTCAAACATCTATCATATATTTACAGAGCCCCTCAAACATTTCTCATATATTTACAGAGCCCCTGCCTGACTTGGAATCACCATGCAGCTTCCTACCGgatgttgatgatatgctgtTGAGGTGGCATTGGCTGCAAACCCCCTGCTCCACGAGGTTCAGAAACCGGCGTCTCATGCACAACCTGCATTATCATGAAAGTTCACATTGTGAATATAGAAGCTAGAACTCGAATGCAAAATGTTCCTGAATTCCACAGACCTGACGTTGATTACACCGATGAAGCAATGCGGTAATTGATATCAAGATGATGTAGACAGGTATGACAATTCCAGCCGTTCTGAACATTAGCAGCTGTACCGGCAGCGTAATTTGCACAGTTCAGATTTTTAGTTAATCAGTTTGCATATAAATTAGGGTTAAGGAGAAAGTGAGATATCAGATTCCAGTGCCTTACAGTGATTAGCTCTATTGAGCACACTTTGTGGCTGCGGAGTATAAGGAAGATTGCGTCACGGAGAACCAACAAAGCCATCAACTGCAGGTGTGTTAAAAAAATGTGTCAGTTGGCTGCAGAATGAACACTCATGTCAAAGTAGAAAATCTGTGCTTTGTAACACTTACAGCAACGGCAAATACTCGGCAATATATGACGTTTTTTGGGTTGGAACTTTGAGAATCAAAGCTTGATGCACCATCAGATTGATCCAAGGTGTGACCATAACTAGCACCGTGATTTTCTCGTCTTTCTACAGCTCTCCTATAATGAGATTAACTTTAGTTATGAGGTGACCCTTCTGTGATCAGTTTTTGGATCTATGAATGCccattttatttttatcatgCAGAGGAGCATCGAGTGGCACCTGAAATTTATTAGGTTCCTTCCATGCCGAAACAACTTCAAAGGAGCAGTGTAGTTTGGTGTCAGTTGCTGTGGCATCAAGAGCAGAAACAACAAATCAGCCAACTGCAATGTCCTGTCATTCAGCACCGTTGACTCAATGGTGTTTTTTCCCCTCATCCTCAGCTTAAGTAAAAGAAAACCTGAATTACTAGTATGAAAAGAAAAGCGCTAAAATATATCCAGCTGCTTCTTTTCATGTAATTCTGTTGAGAATGGTTGGTTATGATAAGCAAGTTTTGGAAAGCATCACCTGCAAGCATATCTCACATATGGTGTCTCCCTTCTCGTTACACCACCGCTGGACGCATCTGTGGTGAGCGTACTGCAGCCAGCAACAAACTAATTCAAGTAAGACCTCCGTTCATGGGGCAGTACAAAAATCTGTTGCGCATGGTGATGGAAAAATAGCATGGAAAGAAATTAGTCTAGTCTGGATTGCGGTGGAAGTCAGATGGCGATACCGACATCTATTGGGAGGTCCAATTCGATTGTGATAAGTCGATAACTGATAACACAAGAGAATCCCTGATTGCATTCTAGAATAATAGCAATTTTGTTACGCGGTAGCATCTTGttagaaatgaaaagaaaatttaaTGTAGCCAGCAATTTGTTGGAATATAAGAAAATATCATCAAAGGGTGCAATATTCCATGATTATGGAGTAATGAATTCCAAACAGGCTCTGAACTTGTTGGCTTGTTATTATTGGCAGCATCAATCAAGCCTAATTTTATTgcgtgtattttttttcttatttgcaaTCGTCTCTGCAATCTCTTACTCACAGTAAATTTAGTTCGCTTAGTATTTATTTCGAGAACAAGACCAATTTAATTTATGTAATATCGCACTTGTAATCCCGGACACCCTTCTTCTTATATGATATGGTAGCTCTCCTGCTAAGTTATTAAAAATCTCACAATAAATCTACTTTttggaaaaaatgaaaaggtAAATGTCGTATGAGCTGTAATCATATTTCGATGCAAACTTCATGGGATAGCCAAGGATCAAACGGGGACACCGAAAAGAAGAAGCAGAGGAAATGAAGCTTGCCTTCAAGCTGCCCTTGCAGGAGCAGGGGGTCTCCATGTAGGCCTCGTCACCTTCCTCTTGGCAGATCCTGCACTCCACCATGACACCGCTCTTGGCTTTGCCCACGCACAGCTGAACGTCTTCAGCAACGACGGAGGGGTCGGTGTGCTCGTAGCCGTCCGAAGTGGAAggcacggcggcgtcggcagATGACTCATGAACGGCGGACCGGAGCGTCGACTCCGTGATCAGACGGCCCGTCATCAGCGCGAAGTGATCCGCCATCCTCGAGCTGCTTCCAGTGAGACGCTGGGTATCGGATCAACACAGAGCCGGGGTCCGCATGCGGCGGCGATCGCTGGGACGCTGAAACAGAGTTTCTTTCAGAGTTCAGAACAGACTCCGCCAATCACCATCTCGGATACGATTCAGGGGAAAACTTTGCGTTATCTACGAGCACGGGAGCACAAGCATGGCACGAGACAACAGAAAAGGAGTCTCCTTTTGACCGTCCTTTTCGCTGAACTCTCCCGCTCATGGTAGAAAGAAAGGGAGAACAAGGAGGAATGGAGGTGGTGGGTGTAAAAAGGCTACCTGCGTCCTGGGCAAACGGCAAAGGGGAGCGGAAGCCCGAAGCCCTGCCGACTGGCCGAGGCAGAGAGAAAACGAGCGCGACGCGAGAGTTTTTCACGGCACGAGACGCGTTATAGGGATCTCTGGCCGCCACAAAGATCCTGCTGGTTTTCTCCGCGGAGAGGGGAAGAAGGAAAGGCAAGGATGCGATGCAAAGGCCGCGGAGAAGGCAAGGGAGCAGGAACAGGGGAAGCAAGGAAGGGAGCAGAGGCTCAGCtgagcttgagcagagaggcAACGGCGACGAGACGACAAGGCAAGGAGGCGGCTTGCGAGGCGGGACTAGGATATCCGAATTCCCAAAAACCCAGGTCCCAGGGTGATCTGGGGAGAGAAGCAAGGGAAGGGATTGGATTAGGTGGCGGCATCCTACTGGTCCCTCTCGTCATTTTGGCCCTTCCGTGCTCCCGAAAACAATCTCTGATTCCGACGCTGCCTCAGGATTCGCGCACGGTGGCCCCTCCGATAACCTGTAGTAACCGATCGATGGATGGCGACACCGACGCAGCGTTGTTAGATTCGACGGGTTGGAGTCTAGAACAGGCCCGAGGGGGATTGGAGATGTGCGGTCAAGGACGCAAGTGAAAATTCATGAGGATGAGATGAGCCAGACACTTGTAAAACGGAGAGGCATTTGTTGGATGGCAAAATAGCCATCTCGATCTCTTCGAGGGTTAAGTTTGGTCCCTACAAGTTTGGTCAATTAgtccttcaacttttattttttttcaaatcatcCTTATACTAATTTAGCACTCATGTTAGCATGAAACTGAAGCTACTCAATGTTAGCATGAAACTGAAGCTACAAGTCCTTTTAGCCCTTGGCTCCTTCCCCTCAAAACAAGCAACAAGAATTTAGTAAAGGAAAATGAAACTACCTAGTCACACGAATATTTTTAGCGGTAATCACACAAATGTTGGAGGAGCACGCGTCAAATACCAGCAGAACGATACTTTAAAGAGAAAAAAGCAGGTAACCACCTGCTGTTCTTCTAGCTTAAGGACAAATCACATTTTTCATGCCCCTATGATTATACCTTTCTAACGAAATTGGAGAAAACCACATCAATTCTCCAGCCGTGGAGTAAGAATCGTGAGAAGATGAAGTAGAATTCTAGCCGCAGGATTATACCTTTGTTGATCGAACAGGGCTAAAAAATGACGACATTTACATGTCACGGATCATTAGAATTGTCACGTTAAGCATCTGCTTAATTAGCAGTTAGCAGTGCCTCACAGTACCGGCGGGAATTgaaaaggggaagaaggagccaaggtAAAAAAGACTTTTAACAATACATCATGGAGTACTGCATTAGCACAATGATGACTTTGATCCGaaaataaaagttgagggactagattggttaatctgaaagttgagggacgaccGAGGGTCAAAGTTGAAAGATCAAGATGGCTATTTTACCTTGTTGGATCACGAGGACATGTTGAAGGCTCGATGATGCCTCTTGTCCTAAACACAGATGGCGTAACTATTCAACTGAACTCTGATTTATGGACTCACTCGATAACCAAATCTTCTCTTATTTTTCCTCGGATCCTGCTAGTGCCCTTTTTTCTcttaaaagaaaacaaaaaacgcAGTAAGTTCaagagaaaatatttttttatgaaaccaAGAGAAGATGTGTTATTCTGAATTGGGAAGAAAATAGACGCATGAATTCGGATTAGCATGGTTTGGTGGTGGGCTTGGACGCATCCACactcaggggtgtttggatactccagactaaactttagtcctgtgaTATCGGATGTTTGCACGCTAATTAgtaatattaaatatagtctaataattaaactaattgcataaatgagggctaattcgcgtgacgaatctattaggcctaattagttcatggttagcccatgtgatgctatagtaaacatgtgctaattataaattaatttgggttaatagattcatctcacgaattagccctcatttatgcaattagtttttataattagttcaagtttagtccttctaattggtatcaaattCGATGTGACTCAAACTAAAAATTAATACTTGGATCAAACACCTCCTTATCTTGCTAACCTTGCAACTCACTTCGCATGGCACTCGATCGCGACTTCATCCCCGAACCAACCTCCTATTCGCATTCGATTCCGGTGACGGTGACACCACCAGCAGCAAAGTGGAGAAGGACAGAAGGTGACAATTGGAGGGGTTGGATTAGAGCTCTCCATCGTTGTACTGCACCGCCTGATGCTTCGCTTCCAGCCATCGTCACTCATCGCTGCACACCTTTGCATCCCCTGACATGGACGGGAGGATGGAGTACGTGTGTGGCCTGGCCTCTTTCCATCCGTGGACCGTGGCCGTGGTGATTCACCACCCAAGCACGATCGACATGTGTGCCCCCTCCTGGCCCAAAACCGCTGTTGCCACGGCAGCACGATCACTATTCGACGCAGACGTTGATCGGCCGTAGAGATTCACGGAGCTCTCTTTCACGGGCATCGCAGCATCGCTGGACTTGCTCCGGCTGCAACAATGTTACTGGATTTCCTTTCCGTTTCTGCATCTCCTCCAATTCGCACCAGATTTCCTGTTTGGGTTAAGTGGAGGTGGAATGGAAGTATGGAGCCCATATCGCACGATTTATCAGATAATCAGAGACCAGTGCTCTGTCCTTGTTATTCCCGAAGAACTGATGCTGACACGGGGCCATCTTTCATCTTTCCCTAGAGAAATTCAGATCAAAATGTCGTGTTTCCTTTCAAAAATTTAGATCCaatttgtattttcttttttctgaagaaCATGACAAGGTGCACATTTCCTGACCAACTTTCTAGCAtgttttataatatatatataatataatatatgacatttactctcagtatgtgtgtgtgtgtaggtGATGGCTTTTGTTTCTCTGCTTATAATTGATGAGCCATTCGTGGTAGGCGTCTGATGGTCTAAATATTAAAGATGCATTGCTCGACGGAACATGAGAGAGAAAATATGATGAAAAAAGTTGACGTTCAAAATAAACGTAGCATTCGGAAAGCTGAATGGCCTTGTTGGTATCAAGATAGTTCGATTTGTGGAGTGCTAATCTCTAAAGGTTTATTAGTCCAGTCTCAATAAGAATTTCATCCTCCATAAATAACATGCCATGTAAGTAAATATGGTGATATGGTATTGAAGttatgaagagagagaagaaatgaGTTCCATCTCTACGAAACTATATTTACACGGTTATCAACACAATGAAACTCTTTTACGCATCCATTGAAAGCtatagtttcatttcatcctATCTTTTATCCAATCAAACACTTCAACATCATGCATGTAACAGTGAAATGAAATCTtacattgtacgagttatttcATTCATTATTTCATTACGCTAGAGATGATGTGGCAGTTTTGGAAGGAGTGAAATGAAATTAGTATTTAGAATGGCCTTATAAACTCTGGATTCTACTCCCCTCGTTCTAAATTATATGTCTCGATGACGAGCGATTTTTTTGAGAAGGGTTGATTTCCATTAAAACAAAAGGTGCACATACATGATGCAGTACAGGAACCTGGAAATAAGGAGCAAGAACAAAGAAAACACAGGGCCTGCTAATTTCTTGAAGAATTGCTTGTGCATTCACGGAAGTCGTGGATCTATAAGCTGTGTAGTAAGCCCATATCTCGAAACGATTTTCTGGTATTTAGGCCCATGTCTTAAGAACGTGGAGATGGGCTTTGATAAATAAGTCCATTACAATGGCAGCCCATTAGGAAATCAGCCCCGTTCCTCGCACATTCAACGGCCGTGATTTTCCCCCCGAACTTCCCAGCCCTGCTAGGGCTAAACCCTAACACCCACGCCGCCCGAGTATAAAACACCACGCCTCCTTCCCCGCCCGTCTTCCTTCCTATctccccagcgccgccgccgcctcctcgcatTCGCAGCACCGGCAAACCCTAACCCTCCTCGCAACCATGGCCGGCGCGCAGGAGACCCTGGTGCTCGCCGGCGTGATGCGCGGCCACAACGATGTGGTGACGGCGATCGCCGCGCCCATCGACAACTCCCCCTTCATCGTCTCGTCCTCCCGCGACAAGTCGTTGCTGGTCTGGGACCTGACCAACCCCGTCCACGTCGCCGGGGACGGCACTACCACCGCCGACTACGGCGTCCCATTCCGCCGCCTCACCGGCCACTCCCACTTCGTCCAGGACGTCGTCCTCAGCTCCGACGGCCAGTTCGCGCTCTCGGGATCCTGGGACGGCGAGCTCCGCCTCTGGGATCTCTCCACGGGCCTCACCACCCGCCGCTTCGTTGGCCACGAGAAGGACGTCCTCTCCGTCGCCTTCTCCATCGACAACCGCCAGATCGTGTCCGCATCCCGCGACAAAACCATCAAGCTGTGGAACACACTCGGCGAGTGCAAGTACACCATTGGCGGCGACCACGGCGCCAGCGAGGGCCACAGCGGCTGGGTCTCGTGCGTCCGCTTCTCGCCCAACACCATCCAGCCTACGATCGTATCCGGCTCCTGGGACCGCAGTGTCAAGGTCTGGAACCTCACCAACTGCAAGCTCCGCAGCAATCTCCAAGGTCACGGCGGCTACGTCAACGCCGTTGCTGTGAGCCCTGATGGCTCTCTGTGCGCCTCCGGAGGGAAAGACAATGTTACCCTGCTGTGGGACTTGACTGAGGGCAAGAGGCTGTACGCGTTGGACGCGGGCTCCATCATCCACTCGCTCTGCTTCTCGCCCAACCGCTACTGGCTCTGCGCAGCCACACAGGACTCCATCAAGATCTGGGATCTTGAATCGAAGCACATTGTGCAGGACCTTAGGCCTGAGGTTTCCGCTGGCAAGAACCAGGTTAGTCTCACAACCATCAATCTGCATTTCTGATGTTGCTACTGATCATTATAGTGATAGGTCGCGATGATGTCTTAAATCTTCTGTCATTGATTGATTTCCAATTGTTCATACGATTATTATCGATCTGAGATGGCTTAGTTCATGTATCATTGGTCATTCAGTCGTAGGTCTGTTATGCTACTCATGTTTGGAATGCTAATTATATTGTCTTTGTGGACTGTAGTTTGTAAGTTAGTAGTTTGATGTTTTCTCTATTTTAGCTGTACTGATTGAACCATACCACAATTTGAAGGTTTGTTTGTATGATTTAGTTTGTTTGGTTGAAGCTGCTGCTTGCATTAATTTCATGAGAACACATCCTGTACATGCTTAAACTGCAGTTTGCAGTATCTTAGTGCAGCTTAAACTGTAAATGTTGATTTGCAAGGTATGCTGTTGAGCCACTTATCTGTTGGTTGGTATATTATGCTATGTTATTAGATTGATTGGACTGTGCATATAGAAACAAGATTACTTGCTGTGTCCTTGCCAATGCTATTCTGTCTTATTTGTCATGTGGAGAGAAGGTATTTTGATTTATATGTGAAAACCTCACCTGTTTAGATTATTTGTTAACTACTGTTAGTTTTGGTATAACATGTTTTTCATCTTATGCTCTATATGTAAAAAAAACTTGCACCAGTTACTGACTCTACTCTTTGGTGAAGTATTCTCGTCTCATTAGAAATCAATTATTGTTGCTGCCATGCAGATTCTGTACTGCACAAGCTTGAGCTGGAGCGCTGATGGAAGCACCCTCTATGCCGGTTACACAGATGGAACCATCCGGATCTTTAAGATCTCTGGATTCAGCTACTCGGTCTAAATTATGAATCTGTTTTGATAGTCTTATCCTGGGAAATGGCTGTGGTATCTTTAGCTTTTCTTTTCGACTGTTTGAAGGCATAATATCTGCCCAAGTACTTCGGCTTAATTTACTCTTTGTGTCAGTAGCTTCAGTCATGAGATCATGGGTACTGCGGAATAGGATTTGGTTTGCACCATGTTTTGGTTTTTGCCTCAATTTTCCTGAATCATGCAATAGATGGTGCTACAGGATGCATTCAACCCGGTGATACTGGTGTGCTCATGATTTTGATTGCCTGTTTTGTGCGGAATTCTTCAGTAGCTGGATTCGTATAGGCTTTCTGTTGGTATGTTGTGTGGGCAGTAGTATCTTTTTGCCTTGTGTCTAAGACTTTGCTTCTCTCAGCCAtacttagattataatctaacCGAAGATTTTCTTGCTTTTTGCTTCTTATATTCAAATC encodes the following:
- the LOC117857061 gene encoding uncharacterized protein isoform X2 — encoded protein: MADHFALMTGRLITESTLRSAVHESSADAAVPSTSDGYEHTDPSVVAEDVQLCVGKAKSGVMVECRICQEEGDEAYMETPCSCKGSLKYAHHRCVQRWCNEKGDTICEICLQQLTPNYTAPLKLFRHGRNLINFRRAVERRENHGASYGHTLDQSDGASSFDSQSSNPKNVIYCRVFAVALMALLVLRDAIFLILRSHKVCSIELITLLMFRTAGIVIPVYIILISITALLHRCNQRQVVHETPVSEPRGAGGLQPMPPQQHIINIR
- the LOC117857061 gene encoding uncharacterized protein isoform X1; the protein is MADHFALMTGRLITESTLRSAVHESSADAAVPSTSDGYEHTDPSVVAEDVQLCVGKAKSGVMVECRICQEEGDEAYMETPCSCKGSLKYAHHRCVQRWCNEKGDTICEICLQLRMRGKNTIESTVLNDRTLQLADLLFLLLMPQQLTPNYTAPLKLFRHGRNLINFRRAVERRENHGASYGHTLDQSDGASSFDSQSSNPKNVIYCRVFAVALMALLVLRDAIFLILRSHKVCSIELITLLMFRTAGIVIPVYIILISITALLHRCNQRQVVHETPVSEPRGAGGLQPMPPQQHIINIR
- the LOC117857967 gene encoding small ribosomal subunit protein RACK1z, which codes for MAGAQETLVLAGVMRGHNDVVTAIAAPIDNSPFIVSSSRDKSLLVWDLTNPVHVAGDGTTTADYGVPFRRLTGHSHFVQDVVLSSDGQFALSGSWDGELRLWDLSTGLTTRRFVGHEKDVLSVAFSIDNRQIVSASRDKTIKLWNTLGECKYTIGGDHGASEGHSGWVSCVRFSPNTIQPTIVSGSWDRSVKVWNLTNCKLRSNLQGHGGYVNAVAVSPDGSLCASGGKDNVTLLWDLTEGKRLYALDAGSIIHSLCFSPNRYWLCAATQDSIKIWDLESKHIVQDLRPEVSAGKNQILYCTSLSWSADGSTLYAGYTDGTIRIFKISGFSYSV